The genomic DNA tcatttttattcattgAGAGCTTTCATTTTAAAACCCAAGTCGCAGATTACTCCAGTGTCTTCTTTAGTCTTTACTATAAGATTTGAATCCAAATTAATTCAAACGACTAGAATTTTACCTATCTGTGATTATgatttggaatttttttcagtagctacgtccacactaccgatatctacacctgatatttgcaaatatttccataaccagttcctaaatagcaaccacgagttgcaatatgggaactggatatggaaaatttgagaatatcgggtgtagatatcgatTGTATGGACGTAGCCAGTGAGATAGAACCGAGGGAAGAAAAAGTTGTTCCCGaggcaaatatttgaatttggatCCCCCTTTTtcaacattcatatttatatttctgtTTTATATAAAACCAGTAATAaacccgatgaaatattatggcatattaaattattgaataaaaaatattaatagtaacaaaaaaaaaaaattaatccacgacttaattattaattacactgagcaacaaaaaatcacgtttttgagttactagagtggagactaaccaatctttactaattttgacctactgaattcaaatatgataatgatttttgttggttagtgatcattTACGAAATAtcagcgtttaaaaaaatgcacgatTTTTATaggtttttggcttttgcggccATTAACTCAAAATCTCATAATGATGTGCTCAAAGTgattattggaatcaatagtcagatgttttttctatttattgtgattttttattgttttaaaatacttataattaatttttttaaacgctcatatctcgtaaacgatcactaaccaacaaaaataattaccatattcaaattcagtgggtcaaacttagtaaagattggttagtctccgctctggtaattttttttcttgctcagttttattaaatgagtttaattgaaaagttgtttaaataaactaaatataataaagggCTTGATCTGTGGGTTAACGTTGTGAAACATCGACTATTTTAAGTTAACTGAAAGATCTTTCAGTTGATGCGTCATTTACTAGAAGACCCAAGAAAATTACATGTGCTAtgttcatatttcatataatagtTCGCTGTCAAATTGACTATTGAATCGAAGAGCTTTAAATacttgattttttgaaaaattttattcaaaagcgGGAGAATTACCTCTATTTATAATTTAGCTTAAAAATTTgggaattttttatattgattgcaTTGGATTTCGACACCCTCTGATTTTGATTTTCGGCACCCTCTGATTTTGACATCTGAGGCCAGCATTACCTTTGGACGGTTCTGAAGCAgggtgttttaaaataaatcgatgctcaaaataataaaagcttataaaaacgatcggataagagataataaaataaaaaagtcgtcttaattgtaatagtaagtgaaacgtaaaggaggtttgtaaaaaagtgACGGTCGGTGTTGGTTGGTTGAGGGGCTCGGTTGCGTTAGTTGGCAAGCGTGTCGGCCTGCCTGTCTAGTGGTGTACTGTCTAGTGGTGTTGAGTGTTTAGTGTTTAGTTTCCGAGCTGTCACTGCGTCAAAACAAGCGGATGCGGAAGTGGATGTGGATGTGAATGCGAATGCGGAGGGCTTGTTGAAGGACGCGTAGGGtagggtggggtggggtgggatgGGGGCCTTCGCAGCTTGGGGCCTCTGCCTATGCCTCTGCCTCTACCTCCTGGTGGGGCTGACGAAGGGCTCCGTCTCGTCGAGAAGGTCGAGCGACGCATGCGTTTCGACTCTACGGAGCGAATGGGCTCCTGGCGGGGCTTCCGTGCCGGGGGCTTTCTCCAGTCCTGGCTATCCGCACGGCTATCCTTCTCGAATTAGCTGCACTTGGTTTTTGGTCTTCCCCGAAAATGCCACACTCACTATCAAGTAACCTggtttttcgttttcttttacTCTTGCTATCAAATATGTCGACTGTCATTTGAACTGACACTTGAGTATCGTCCATTTTACGGACTtgctatatgtatattcattcaaTATCGGAAATACATTTTAGtaatcaatatataaatatatacgtaaaaGCCGAGATGCGGGACCGGTCGGACCGCTCGGACTGCTCGCTGCTATCATTGGCTGTTGTGTGTGAGTGagcgtaaataaaaagtattgccAGTGCAGAAGAAAACGGCTTGGTTGACAGTGCGCAATTATTATACGTACCTAtacaatatttagaattttaaacaatcatattCAATACAcactattaaaatttaaaagacatttaCCGATATAATTATTACGTTTACCAACCACTTTTTTGAGTTGCTCCGCTCCGACACCTAGGCCTAGACCGGTCGTCCGTCGATCGGTCCCGCATCTCAGCTTttacccatatatatatatatgtacatatatattacttaagtaatcaatgaaattttgaaaCCGTAACGATGACCATTAACAGGTTATAAACAGCCAAGTCTACTTTTTCTGTAAAATTGCCTTAGTAGATGTGAATAAAATATAGActatataatttttctatatcATCCATTCATcttctctaatatataatttcgaaagagactttgtattttgGTGGCCGTCACCGTATCTAAAGTCGAAAAATTGAAATCTTTATtcttgttcgtttaccatgcatacatatgaagagcgggtagtatatatgtatatcagtggcgtgctgtaAAATTCTCTCTTTTTCTGTCGTACAGCCTGACTTAATgtgatacaagaggaacagccttaCTTACTGTGCGCGAGCAGGTTACAAGAGTAACaagctgttcctcttgtatcctgcccgtgcacattaagtaaggctgtacgacaaaaaaagagagaatttcaccgcacgccactgatatatattatatatacatagtaccgtttaccatgcatacattcttttcgatctttcgacttaagatcttttgattttcgatctttgctttacGTTATTTGATTtgcgatctttcgactttcgaacCAGACCcgtatgtaggtagatatgtagtttttacttataatacattcgatgaaattttcatcgggtctatcactagtgtattataagatataaaaatattattttttaggtTAGTTGATATGGATATTGAAGAGGATTCTAATTGTTCGTCGCCTCCATGCTGTACTCACAATTGGTTAAAAGTTTCTTCGAGACAAATGTGcgggcaaaattttaaatatccaGAATTCGTTAACGATAATAAAGTAGCAATAGTTAAATTTCACACTTCCAAGGttactttcatttttattatcataatttttagaCAGAGCTCGCAtgcttttatgtataaaaatttcagGTTTTGAAAGGCGGTAGAGGATTtcacataatatatctaatgtgTAAAAAAGACCAGTTTCGTTGTGTTGATAACTTGAGTTGTATCGATTCTTCTTTAAAATGTGATGGAATTCCTCACTGCGGAGATGGTTCAGATGAGTGGAAATGTGTTGATAAGTTGGCAATTCACGGTAAAGACATTCTTTCACAatgttatgtaaatatttgcaaaatctattttatatattttatttttagaatgtaaTGGAGAACACATGGTTCCTTGTGGCGGTTCTGATTTGAAATGTTTCAATAACGTAACAAGTAGATGTGATGGCAATGTCGATTGTCCCAAAACTGCCAATGACGAAACAAATTGTGTTGTATGTGGACCGAATAACTTGTATTGCAagtatgttattatatatatgtacattcaatttaaaatgatttattcgCGTTTAAAACCAGTATTTgagttattttttaatgttaaatttagGTCAGGTGGATGTTACCCCCTGAGTGGAGCGTGTGATAATATTGTCCATTGTGCTGGGGGATGGGATGAAGGCGCTCGTGGCGGATGCGGTGTCTGTTCCAAAGATTATGTTCCGTGTGGCTTGCGTGATCCTTGTCATTGTTTTCATGCCCGTTTACAACGGTGTGATGGTCAAATCGATTGTCTCGGTGGTGAAGATGAGACTTCTTGTGGTACTTGcagaattttaaaatgatattttttgtacatacatatattatgtccTTCATAATGGAAACTCCACAATACTACAGTTTTGTTTCTGTGTTCTATCAaagtattacataaaataaacttttcctttttttttaatactatgcaCAAAAGCTACAAGTTTTAACTTAAATTAAACATGAcgtattaattattttccaaaattagTCATTGAATTGTGAATGAACAAAAATGTATTAGAAAATAAAagcaaatgcatttttaaaaataaaaaaatggattgaattatgaaaaattattatttttacatgctTTTCATTAGCTTTACTCCGTTATTATATTTAGTCTTTCTGATTTATTGAAATCTTCAAAATTCTGCTTTGAACAACTATACCATACATGGTCACGGGAGCTGTGAACccatgaacattttttttctaccaGTAAAAGATGAATAAcagtcaagaaattgatattgttatCTCATTCTTTTCAAAGGAAAAGAAATAAAGGTTCACGcccaaaatatatgtaaactcGGCCCAAAAATGGCTCTCGTGGCCATACATCAACTAGACGAATGTATTGTATATTGTGGAGTTATTAACAACATTACATATTCCATCCTTTTCTTTAAAAATGGGATATGTAATGTTGGACTATTGCAAATAAATTATCTTGGGTTTTCAGTTTTAGGAtgcgaaaataaaatatcgtgtGCGAGTGTTCAGGGATGTTATTTGCCATCAGAAAGATGTGATGGTGTCTCTCAATGTATAGATAATTCAGACGAAGTGGGATGTTCGATTCAAAGTGAGTGGTTTTTAGCCTctaaacaattttattatataattgtttttaaaatatttatatttaaacagcTTTTCCAGCCAAATTTAGGTGTACATCTATACCTCGTTGTGTCGATGATTATTTGGTTTGTAATGGAGAAGATGACTGTGGTGACGGGTCAGATGAAGCTGAttgtataaaagtaaaatatttctcTTGAATTCTCACATAAGTTTGTGGAAATATTGCATTTATCAACTTATTATCATTTTAGAATTCTGTGATAACTGTAGTAGTTATGGGTTCTCTGATATGTGGACTTTTGGCAGTATTAGGTATTGCTATCGGATGGCGTTATTACTCATCACGAAGTCGAGGTAATATACTTGGTAATCAAAATTCATATCAGCGACAAGAAAATGCAGAACCATTAGATGATAGTTCTTTGTATCATATGTACCGAGAACCACCTCCAACTTATCAAGAAGCCATTATGCAAGGAGCTTCTCCCCCTATGTACTGGCCTCCAACAAGGTTAATTATgacttttttatgattttattggttatacacgtgtatattttttaatatattataattatgatagGTTTGTGAGTATGTCGGTTCATGGAGAGAGTACACCTCCAGTAGCAGCACCTCGTCGTCAAAGACCAAGGTCGTCAACGATTCGTCCTCGCCCTGCTCGTTTAATACCAAAACCTCATCAAATTATTAAACCTCTGAATGATACATATAGTGCCGCTTCTAGTGCTTCTGAGGTCATTACTGGTGATCAACTGTATCCGGAAAACAACACTTTTTCTGATAGCGATACACCCATGCTAGAACTTTCTGATAACAATGTGGGCACATCTGGTACTGATAATTTTACTACTGATTCGAATGCTAGCTCTCCCAGTGGAGCTTCATGCACTAATCTCATTTTAACAGATTCTCGTAGTGGTTACCAAGATACATAGTAtaattgtatgcatatccaaaatattatatatttacatatatttgtagttggaaacaaacatatttaattCTAATAGGGAAAATGATGGGCATTTGAGTCAAGTTCAATGTTTTATTGTAATGTATTGTAAAATACCGTAATGGTTTAGTTTTTATGAATACTTTTTCTCACAcacaaatttattcaatttattttattgcttgtatcaaccattttatttatgtattttgtaatatatgtattttgttttaaatgatttattgtAGATTATGTAAGAATTGTTAATATGTAGAACGAAGAGTGTAAGTAGTTAAATCACATGTACCTATATAAGATGTGTTATTTTGGAATTATCGAAGACCAAAGTTATTGCATGTAcctataaaataacaaaagcagtacatatatatttttaataagcaCTTAACAGAAAATCACCAGTTATTGAATTTGAATGCTACTTAAGTATTAAACACAAAGTAGTCTCAATAGCGTGACTTTGTTTTTGTTGTATTATACAAGTTTCAACTGTACTTATATTGATACATGTTGATGTGATGTCTTGGATTATTTTTGTGTATTTGTAAGCTCAATTTTTGTTCATATATATATGAGCCGCTAGATTTGAAAGTGgtaaaagtccaattttcagttccaaaaccactatttctgtttgacttaatttacaaattgttatcacttattttaattcgatatgtctagaatctcagaaaagtagaataaacgtattataggccactggtatttttaaatattataaaatgtaaaacatgacatttaatgttttgcgaaatatttctcgaaatacaagaaaagtggacttttgccactttcaaatataacggctcatgtatgtatattactttgTTACAATTTTGACACGATTGTTTCAACATTTATTGTGTTATTTGCAGGTATTATCAAAGATATTGACTAGAgaataatatgtttataatgttatattttttttcttgaatATCCATATGTTTCTTATAATTATTCAAACGAATATTGTTAGGTGATAACCGCTTACTTTAGTGTATGAATTTGTTTtattcttgtatgtatgtatttaatgacTTGCCCGGATTTAGTTTTccaatgtatatattaatacttTATTTTCGGGTATTGGCTTtcaatacaacaaaaaaattaatatttttgacagttataTAAGTTATAACTCGCACAAAGCTTATCATGAAATTACTTTTTTAAGATCCAAatcttttcaaattatttttatcaaaaaattagggATGCGGTGCACCGCTcaaaaatcgccagacaaattgaacgacagattaacggatggctgctttaaatgcaattctcacttctcgaatgatagattgcacatcagatgacgggtaacctttcgatgtgcacagatgcaattattaaaatggtaattattaaaatttagttggatcttgcaggcgagtttaataaggcaagattcgataagttccgaatcttaccttattaaactcgccagaaagatccaactcaattttaataattgcatctgtgcacatcgaaaggttactcgtcatctgacgtgcaatctatcattcgagaaaacgaaaattacgtttaaagctgccgttctgttaatctggcgattttagagcggatgcaccaaacccaaaaattagatatgtgtacatattttccttctaacattaaaaaaaaacgtcgcTTGCAATCATTTGATAAACCCttatttaattagttaattCAGGAGTACTTCATATTTAAATGTGTAATTTCATAGTGTCTGTATTGTGTGTATTGTATAGAAAGGACATACGCTTTAATCAAATACAAAAACAGATTCCTGCCTTATCGCCTTGAATATGTAGAAACAGATtgctgatttattatttttatgactaCAATAAAAGAGTGCTTCCCATTTCTAGTAGGTTAAAATTAGAGTTTTCTTAAAATTTGTCAGGTGAtgtgacttacatatatatatacgtatatgtacactAAATCAAATTGTTTACTGGCAATAAATTGTATAATGCTtttgtagatatatacatatatacatgtgcgaaaattacaaaaaagtataaacaaacatatatcaTACAAAATAGACGAAGGGATCACGACACAATTAATATAAGAGAGATAGCAGCAGTAGAGAACTATTTTTGTAAATAGTATATGTTGTTGAGATGAGTAAATAGTTTGATAAGCAGgtcttattttttataatgtattaCAGTCTATCTGTGTGTCGAAATGGAGTTAAATGTCTAAAAGAGCCCACGAAGAAACGTCATAGTGCtttataaattaacaatatataGTTGTTATGTAGATTTTCTCCGTCAGTCGATAACTTGCTTAAGAAATTCTATATATGTGGATGTTGTATTTGAAGCTCATCGTATATTGTGCTTGTCATTTCGTTAGTtctgtttgtggatattaattgagttttaatgaaaatatatcagTTTGAATAGTGATATCTTTTCTCATGACTTTTTAACTGTGAtcatattgttgaaaatttttttatgaaatttaaatttttattttatattgggtTTGTGTTGTAATGAAGGTTTTAATGTCAACCGTCCTCCAACAAACAGTTAAGTTTGATTTAGTTATCAAATTGCATCGTTGTTAATTCTACACACATAAAAAATGTGAGTTATTagtcgaaaaataaatattgccaCAAAAATAATCTTTTATTTCTTGTGCATAGAAGTATGTTcattcatatacataggtatattagctacagaaggcgcgtgcacagtactcacacaaatgcatttttcatatacaggctgttgaaagaaacacgctaatatttatatattttatttcaaccgatcgtgaaatgtttttaagatctatgatataatttggatggcatatttatttaatatttgaatacgtgccacgaataaaatgataaatagaatttttttttaaattataagtaaaaaaaacgtacgtatgcaaaaattaatacgaattaaaaaatataggatataaattatattaaacaggaaataagtgattttaaaagtgttcgaattttgataataatgcagtccttttcattattatgtatagacattcttctttgtcggctagtattaagtcccgaccgttacaaagataataaaataaattcgcaaagaaagc from Arctopsyche grandis isolate Sample6627 chromosome 1, ASM5162203v2, whole genome shotgun sequence includes the following:
- the LOC143912112 gene encoding low-density lipoprotein receptor-related protein 12-like; its protein translation is MGAFAAWGLCLCLCLYLLVGLTKGSVSSRRSSDACVSTLRSEWAPGGASVPGAFSSPGYPHGYPSRISCTWFLVFPENATLTIKLVDMDIEEDSNCSSPPCCTHNWLKVSSRQMCGQNFKYPEFVNDNKVAIVKFHTSKVLKGGRGFHIIYLMCKKDQFRCVDNLSCIDSSLKCDGIPHCGDGSDEWKCVDKLAIHECNGEHMVPCGGSDLKCFNNVTSRCDGNVDCPKTANDETNCVVCGPNNLYCKSGGCYPLSGACDNIVHCAGGWDEGARGGCGVCSKDYVPCGLRDPCHCFHARLQRCDGQIDCLGGEDETSCVLGCENKISCASVQGCYLPSERCDGVSQCIDNSDEVGCSIQTFPAKFRCTSIPRCVDDYLVCNGEDDCGDGSDEADCIKNSVITVVVMGSLICGLLAVLGIAIGWRYYSSRSRGNILGNQNSYQRQENAEPLDDSSLYHMYREPPPTYQEAIMQGASPPMYWPPTRFVSMSVHGESTPPVAAPRRQRPRSSTIRPRPARLIPKPHQIIKPLNDTYSAASSASEVITGDQLYPENNTFSDSDTPMLELSDNNVGTSGTDNFTTDSNASSPSGASCTNLILTDSRSGYQDT